One segment of Mycolicibacterium baixiangningiae DNA contains the following:
- a CDS encoding WS/DGAT/MGAT family O-acyltransferase, producing MQLISPTDSMFLLVESREHPMHVGALQLFEPPEGVSGSDFLREAHQAMVDEQDFQPTFRKHPARVLGGIANLTWAEDDDVDLDYHLRRSALPAPGRVRDLLELTSRLHGTLLDRHRPLWEAHLIEGLSDGRFAVYIKFHHALIDGVSALKLTQRALSTDPTDTQFRVPWNLPHAPRPAPEEASTLQKITRTMGSVAGLAPSALSLARSALLEQQLTLPFGAPRTMFNVPIGGARRVAAQSWPLERIRNVKAAAGVTVNDTVLAMCAGALRGYLIEQDALPDAPLIAMVPVSLRTEAEADTGGNMTGIMLCNLATDIVDPAKRLDAISTSMRNNKKVFSELPRTQQLALSATMLAPLGLGAVPGFVSTAPPPFNIVISNVPGTREPMYWNGARLDGNYPLSIALDGQAVNITLANNADNLDFGLVAARGSVPHMQRLLGHLEDSLKELERAVGV from the coding sequence ATGCAACTCATCTCGCCGACGGATTCGATGTTCCTACTGGTCGAATCGCGCGAGCATCCCATGCACGTCGGCGCCCTGCAGTTGTTCGAGCCGCCGGAGGGGGTGTCGGGGTCGGACTTCCTCCGTGAAGCCCATCAAGCGATGGTCGACGAACAGGATTTCCAGCCGACGTTCCGCAAGCATCCGGCCAGAGTGCTCGGGGGGATCGCGAACCTGACGTGGGCAGAGGACGACGACGTCGACCTGGACTACCACCTGCGCCGGTCCGCACTACCCGCGCCGGGGCGCGTGCGCGATCTGCTGGAGCTGACCTCCCGCCTGCACGGGACCCTTCTCGACCGGCACCGCCCGCTGTGGGAGGCGCACCTGATCGAAGGGCTCAGCGATGGGCGCTTCGCGGTCTACATCAAATTCCACCACGCGCTGATCGACGGGGTGTCGGCGCTGAAGCTGACCCAGCGCGCACTGTCCACCGATCCCACCGACACCCAGTTCCGGGTTCCGTGGAACCTGCCGCACGCACCCCGGCCGGCTCCGGAAGAAGCCTCCACCCTGCAGAAGATCACCCGCACGATGGGATCGGTTGCCGGGCTGGCGCCCTCGGCACTGTCGCTGGCGCGTTCCGCGCTGCTCGAACAACAACTCACCCTGCCGTTCGGGGCGCCGCGGACCATGTTCAACGTGCCCATCGGTGGGGCCCGCCGCGTGGCGGCGCAGTCCTGGCCGTTGGAGCGCATCCGCAACGTCAAGGCCGCGGCCGGAGTCACCGTCAACGACACGGTGCTCGCGATGTGTGCCGGCGCCCTGCGCGGTTACCTCATCGAGCAGGACGCGCTGCCCGACGCACCCCTGATCGCCATGGTTCCGGTCAGCCTGCGGACCGAGGCCGAAGCCGACACCGGCGGGAACATGACCGGCATCATGCTGTGCAACCTCGCCACCGACATCGTCGACCCGGCGAAGCGCCTCGATGCCATCAGCACGTCGATGCGCAACAACAAGAAGGTCTTCTCCGAGTTGCCACGGACGCAGCAGTTGGCGTTGTCGGCGACGATGCTCGCGCCGCTGGGTCTGGGTGCCGTTCCGGGATTCGTCTCGACCGCACCGCCGCCGTTCAACATCGTCATCTCCAATGTGCCCGGCACCCGGGAGCCGATGTACTGGAACGGCGCCCGGCTCGACGGCAACTATCCGCTGTCGATCGCCCTCGACGGGCAGGCGGTCAACATCACCCTTGCCAACAACGCGGACAATCTGGACTTCGGCCTGGTCGCCGCCCGAGGCAGCGTGCCCCACATGCAACGGTTGCTCGGCCACCTCGAGGACTCGCTGAAGGAACTGGAGCGCGCCGTCGGCGTGTGA
- a CDS encoding TetR/AcrR family transcriptional regulator, giving the protein MTVTSEAPGALDDKNNFRQRLLDALEESIAEDGYQKTTVADIVRRARTSRRTFYEHFDGREACFLALLAEAYADQVQQISAAVDPNSPWRVQVRQAIEAWISSAESRSALMLSATRDLPAIGAAARDLQREVTENFITMVQALGDTDEFHSAGIGPVSRPRVVMLLGGLRELTAITVEDGGAMSDITDEAVAASIALLRPDQA; this is encoded by the coding sequence ATGACCGTGACATCGGAGGCGCCCGGCGCGCTGGACGACAAGAACAACTTCCGCCAGCGGCTCCTCGACGCGCTCGAAGAGTCGATCGCCGAGGACGGCTACCAGAAGACCACCGTCGCCGACATCGTGCGGCGGGCCCGCACGTCGCGGCGCACCTTCTACGAACACTTCGACGGCCGCGAGGCCTGTTTCCTGGCGCTGCTCGCCGAGGCTTACGCGGACCAGGTCCAGCAGATCTCGGCCGCGGTCGACCCCAACTCGCCGTGGCGGGTCCAGGTGCGGCAGGCCATCGAGGCCTGGATCTCCTCGGCGGAGTCGCGCTCAGCGCTGATGTTGAGCGCCACCCGCGACCTGCCGGCCATCGGCGCGGCGGCGCGCGATCTGCAGCGCGAGGTGACGGAGAACTTCATCACGATGGTGCAGGCGCTCGGCGACACCGACGAGTTCCACTCCGCGGGCATCGGCCCCGTCTCGCGTCCGCGCGTCGTCATGTTGCTCGGCGGCCTGCGCGAACTGACCGCCATCACCGTCGAGGACGGCGGCGCGATGAGCGACATCACCGACGAGGCCGTCGCCGCGTCGATCGCCCTGCTGCGCCCGGACCAGGCCTGA
- a CDS encoding GAF and ANTAR domain-containing protein: protein MGEEASHERRLIRAFGDLAVELQGTSQGDATLRVIVNAAVKIIPGVRHAGISVVHGREVTPVVPSSDVVAQLDSLQTAMDEGPSLGALREHRTVHIADMAADGRWPRFTAAALDRGVKSSLSFQLFIQRGNLGALNLYADEARVFDDESTLVGDVLAQHASVAMAGSAAEAQFDRALASRDAIGQAKGILMHRAQVDSLQAFRMMLEVSQDTNTKLTEVAELVVADHVASLK from the coding sequence GTGGGGGAAGAGGCGTCGCACGAGCGAAGACTGATACGGGCCTTCGGCGACCTCGCCGTGGAACTGCAGGGCACTTCGCAAGGTGATGCCACGTTGCGGGTGATCGTCAACGCCGCCGTGAAGATCATTCCGGGCGTGCGGCACGCAGGCATCTCCGTCGTTCACGGACGTGAGGTGACCCCGGTCGTGCCGAGCTCAGACGTCGTCGCCCAATTGGATTCTCTACAGACAGCGATGGACGAGGGTCCCAGCCTGGGCGCGTTGCGTGAACACCGCACCGTCCACATCGCCGATATGGCCGCAGACGGTCGGTGGCCGCGTTTCACCGCTGCAGCGCTGGACCGGGGCGTGAAGAGCTCTCTGTCGTTTCAGCTCTTCATTCAGAGGGGCAATCTCGGCGCGCTCAACCTCTACGCCGATGAAGCGCGTGTCTTCGATGATGAGTCCACCCTCGTCGGCGACGTCCTGGCCCAACACGCCTCGGTGGCTATGGCAGGTTCGGCAGCTGAAGCGCAGTTCGACAGGGCGCTCGCCAGTCGTGACGCGATCGGGCAGGCCAAGGGCATCCTGATGCACCGTGCTCAGGTCGATTCATTGCAGGCTTTCCGGATGATGCTCGAGGTCTCGCAGGACACCAACACGAAGCTGACCGAGGTCGCGGAACTCGTCGTCGCGGATCACGTCGCATCGTTGAAGTAG
- a CDS encoding group I truncated hemoglobin, whose protein sequence is MTTIYEQIGGAEALEGVVEDFYRRVLADGQLAGFFTGTNMARLKGKQVEFFAAALGGPEPYTGAPMRQVHQGRGITVHHFNLVAGHLTDTLNAAGVPKPLVTEIIGVVAPLADDIATARTA, encoded by the coding sequence ATGACCACGATCTACGAGCAGATCGGCGGCGCCGAGGCACTCGAGGGCGTCGTCGAGGACTTCTACCGCCGCGTCCTGGCCGACGGCCAACTCGCGGGGTTCTTCACCGGCACCAACATGGCCCGGCTCAAAGGCAAGCAGGTGGAGTTCTTCGCCGCTGCGCTCGGCGGGCCGGAGCCGTACACCGGGGCGCCGATGCGCCAAGTCCATCAGGGCCGCGGCATCACGGTGCATCACTTCAATCTCGTCGCCGGCCACCTCACCGACACGCTGAACGCCGCCGGAGTCCCCAAGCCGCTGGTCACCGAGATCATCGGGGTGGTCGCGCCGTTGGCCGACGACATCGCGACGGCGCGCACCGCGTAG
- a CDS encoding oxygenase MpaB family protein, whose translation MSQDTSAVPVPASESAPVAGGCPVSSGGYDGPPPLGPDSLTWKLFGDWRGLLQGPWAGSMQNMHPQLGAAVQQHSIFFLERMPRLLRSLYPIGGVVFDGDRAPQTGAEVRDYHIGIKGVDDQGRRYSALNPDVFYWAHSTFFMGTILTAERFGDGLTEAQKRQLFDEHLTWYRMYGMSMRPVPETWEQFQEYWDHMCRNVLENNWAAREVLDLSTMPKHPSLQWVPDWLWKMQLEVLGRFAVWVTVGLYDPPVRELMGYSWSRRDERLHRLFGRVVNRVFKLMPERRRYHPRARAGWDREGGRLPADAPLVHTPARNLPPVEYRDSPMHYSPKV comes from the coding sequence GTGAGTCAAGATACGTCTGCGGTACCCGTCCCGGCCAGCGAATCCGCGCCTGTGGCCGGCGGATGTCCGGTGTCCTCGGGTGGTTACGACGGCCCGCCGCCGCTGGGGCCCGACTCCCTGACGTGGAAGCTGTTCGGAGACTGGCGCGGTCTGCTCCAGGGACCGTGGGCGGGGTCGATGCAGAACATGCATCCCCAGCTCGGCGCCGCCGTACAGCAGCACTCGATCTTCTTCCTCGAGCGGATGCCGCGTCTGCTGCGCTCGCTCTACCCGATCGGCGGGGTGGTGTTCGACGGCGATCGCGCCCCGCAGACCGGCGCCGAGGTGCGCGACTACCACATCGGCATCAAGGGCGTCGACGATCAGGGGCGTCGCTACAGCGCGCTGAACCCCGACGTCTTCTACTGGGCGCACTCGACGTTCTTCATGGGCACGATCCTGACCGCCGAGCGCTTCGGCGACGGGCTCACCGAAGCGCAGAAACGCCAACTGTTCGACGAGCACCTCACCTGGTACCGGATGTACGGGATGAGCATGCGGCCGGTGCCCGAGACGTGGGAGCAATTCCAGGAGTACTGGGATCACATGTGCCGCAACGTGTTGGAGAACAACTGGGCGGCGCGCGAAGTGCTCGACCTGTCGACGATGCCGAAACATCCGTCCCTGCAATGGGTTCCGGACTGGCTGTGGAAAATGCAGCTCGAGGTGCTCGGACGGTTCGCGGTGTGGGTGACCGTCGGCCTGTACGACCCGCCGGTGCGGGAACTGATGGGGTACAGCTGGTCCCGGCGCGATGAGCGGCTTCACCGGCTGTTCGGTCGCGTAGTGAACCGGGTGTTCAAGCTGATGCCCGAGCGCAGGCGCTACCACCCGCGCGCCCGCGCCGGCTGGGACCGCGAAGGTGGCCGGCTGCCGGCCGACGCGCCGCTGGTGCACACGCCGGCTCGCAACCTTCCGCCCGTCGAATACCGGGACAGTCCCATGCACTACAGCCCGAAGGTGTGA
- a CDS encoding TetR/AcrR family transcriptional regulator, with amino-acid sequence MNSGQRRGRWSGVPLQDRQALRRDELIAAGVQLLGSAAGSGLTVRAVCREAGLTERYFYESFVDRDQFVRAAYDDVCTRAMSTLLNAETPRDAVERFVALMVDDPTRGRVLLLAPASEPVLTQSGAEWMPNFIDLVQRKLTRITDPAVQAMVATGLIGALTALFTAYLDSRLSATREQFIDYCVDMLLSRVSSH; translated from the coding sequence GTGAATTCCGGTCAACGACGCGGACGCTGGTCCGGGGTCCCCCTGCAGGACCGCCAGGCGTTGCGCCGCGACGAGCTCATCGCCGCCGGCGTGCAGCTCCTCGGCAGCGCGGCCGGTTCGGGACTGACCGTGCGCGCGGTCTGCCGCGAGGCCGGGCTGACCGAACGCTACTTCTATGAAAGCTTCGTCGACCGTGACCAATTCGTGCGCGCGGCCTACGACGACGTCTGCACCCGGGCGATGTCGACCCTGCTCAACGCCGAGACGCCGCGCGATGCCGTCGAACGCTTTGTGGCACTGATGGTCGACGATCCCACCCGCGGGCGGGTGCTGCTGCTGGCGCCGGCCTCCGAGCCCGTCCTCACCCAGTCCGGCGCGGAGTGGATGCCGAACTTCATCGACCTGGTGCAGCGCAAGCTCACCCGCATCACCGACCCGGCCGTCCAGGCGATGGTGGCCACCGGACTGATCGGTGCGCTGACCGCGTTGTTCACCGCTTATCTGGACAGCCGGCTGAGCGCCACCCGCGAACAGTTCATCGACTACTGCGTCGACATGCTGCTGAGCAGGGTGTCGAGCCACTGA
- a CDS encoding acyl-ACP desaturase, protein MHENLTDLHLLHELEPVVEKLLNRHLTMRKDWNPHDFIPWSDGKNYYALGGQDWDPEQTKLSEVARTAMVQNLLTEDNLPSYHREIAMNMSMDGAWGQWVNRWTAEENRHGIALRDYLVVTRSVDPVELEELRVEQMTRGFSPGQNQQGDLFAESVFDSVIYVTFQELATRVSHRNTGKACNDPIADQLLQRVSADENLHMIFYRDVSEAGFDVAPDQAMHSLHRVLRNFKMPGYTVPEFRRKAVIIAVGGVYDPRIHLDDVVRPVLKKWRIFEREDFTGEAARMRDDLGVLVTELEETCEKFENAKQKRLEREAKMAEKKASKVLASSAS, encoded by the coding sequence ATGCACGAGAACCTGACCGACCTGCACCTGCTGCACGAGTTGGAGCCGGTGGTCGAGAAACTGCTCAACCGGCACCTGACCATGCGCAAGGACTGGAATCCGCACGACTTCATTCCGTGGTCGGACGGCAAGAACTATTACGCTCTGGGCGGTCAGGACTGGGACCCCGAGCAGACCAAGCTCTCGGAAGTCGCCCGGACCGCGATGGTGCAGAACCTGCTGACCGAGGACAACCTGCCGTCGTATCACCGCGAGATTGCGATGAACATGAGCATGGACGGCGCGTGGGGTCAGTGGGTGAACCGGTGGACCGCCGAGGAGAACCGCCACGGCATCGCGCTGCGCGACTACCTCGTCGTCACCCGCTCGGTCGATCCCGTAGAGCTCGAGGAGCTGCGCGTCGAGCAGATGACCCGCGGCTTCTCCCCGGGCCAGAACCAGCAGGGCGACCTGTTCGCGGAGAGTGTGTTCGACTCGGTGATCTACGTGACCTTCCAGGAACTCGCGACCCGTGTCTCGCACCGCAACACCGGTAAGGCCTGTAACGACCCGATCGCCGACCAGCTGTTGCAGCGCGTCTCGGCCGACGAGAACCTGCACATGATCTTCTACCGCGACGTGTCCGAGGCCGGCTTCGACGTCGCCCCCGACCAGGCCATGCATTCACTGCACCGGGTGCTGCGCAACTTCAAGATGCCCGGATACACCGTGCCGGAGTTCCGCCGCAAGGCGGTGATCATCGCCGTCGGCGGCGTCTACGACCCGCGGATCCACCTCGACGACGTGGTCCGTCCGGTGCTCAAGAAGTGGCGCATCTTCGAGCGTGAGGACTTCACCGGCGAGGCCGCCCGCATGCGTGACGACCTCGGCGTGCTGGTCACCGAACTCGAGGAGACATGCGAGAAGTTCGAGAACGCCAAGCAGAAGCGCCTCGAACGCGAAGCCAAGATGGCCGAGAAGAAGGCCAGTAAGGTCCTCGCGTCATCAGCGTCGTAG